The following proteins come from a genomic window of Methyloceanibacter stevinii:
- a CDS encoding quinoprotein dehydrogenase-associated putative ABC transporter substrate-binding protein: MASDGATRLAPPLFLRTFDPNWGCCVDPPISCTAVCAAFLFFTGSAVATAQAEETARPEEAAQSEETAEFLSQGFANKTYDELTSAELTAAKAVARKMKIDSLRVCADPGNLPLSNDKREGFDNKIIDIVAKELGTKITYFWRPQIDRGLTRQTFDNHECDVLLGMPAGYESVLTTTPIYRTPYVFVTREEDDIDIEGFDDPRLKELRFGVYQHSGLRLALAKHGITNSLDVHVLSHDADLQPEKQPWRQVQQVVDGEIDIAGVFGPFAGFLKTMRGAKIAIQPVNQIDDEVPLEFNLALGVQPTNIVLKYMLDDALERGRDEIKDVLTAYGVPLVQCSNCVVSGDIPSHGTYFTDRQEKARKLYLTPLSENREGLQRDKASADQVVTETRLDEWLDDGADLNEELSNAVVGTDRERVAFLLKRGADIDSLNLMGLAPLHTAAASVTPT, encoded by the coding sequence GTGGCGTCAGACGGGGCAACTCGTCTGGCGCCACCTCTTTTTCTGAGAACCTTTGATCCAAATTGGGGTTGTTGCGTTGACCCACCGATCTCCTGCACCGCCGTCTGCGCGGCATTTCTGTTTTTTACAGGCAGCGCCGTCGCGACTGCTCAGGCCGAAGAAACGGCGCGGCCCGAAGAAGCAGCGCAGTCCGAAGAAACAGCCGAGTTTCTCAGTCAGGGCTTTGCCAACAAGACCTATGACGAACTGACCTCGGCCGAACTGACCGCCGCCAAGGCGGTCGCGCGCAAGATGAAGATCGATTCGCTGCGCGTGTGCGCCGACCCGGGCAACCTGCCCCTGTCGAACGACAAGCGCGAAGGCTTCGACAACAAGATCATCGACATCGTCGCGAAAGAACTCGGCACCAAGATCACCTATTTCTGGCGTCCGCAGATTGACCGCGGCCTGACCCGTCAGACGTTCGACAATCACGAGTGCGACGTGCTCTTGGGCATGCCGGCAGGCTATGAAAGTGTTCTGACTACCACCCCCATCTATCGAACGCCCTACGTATTCGTCACCCGCGAGGAAGACGATATCGACATCGAAGGTTTCGATGATCCGCGCCTTAAAGAGCTGCGCTTCGGCGTCTACCAGCACTCCGGTCTGCGCCTGGCACTTGCCAAGCACGGGATTACCAACAGCCTGGATGTCCATGTCCTCAGCCACGACGCGGACTTGCAGCCCGAGAAACAGCCCTGGCGGCAGGTCCAACAGGTCGTCGATGGAGAGATCGACATTGCCGGCGTGTTCGGCCCCTTTGCGGGCTTCCTCAAGACCATGCGCGGCGCGAAGATCGCCATTCAACCCGTCAATCAGATAGATGACGAGGTGCCGCTCGAGTTCAACCTCGCGCTCGGTGTCCAGCCGACCAACATTGTCCTGAAATACATGCTGGATGACGCGCTTGAACGCGGCCGCGACGAAATCAAGGACGTCCTGACCGCGTACGGTGTGCCGCTCGTGCAATGCAGCAACTGCGTCGTGTCGGGCGACATCCCTTCCCATGGCACCTACTTCACGGACCGGCAGGAGAAGGCGCGAAAGCTCTATCTGACGCCCTTGTCGGAAAATCGCGAGGGCTTGCAGAGAGACAAGGCTTCCGCCGATCAGGTCGTGACCGAAACGCGGCTCGACGAATGGCTCGACGACGGCGCCGATCTCAACGAGGAACTCAGCAACGCGGTTGTCGGCACCGACCGCGAGCGGGTCGCCTTCCTGCTAAAGCGTGGTGCCGATATCGATTCGCTCAATCTCATGGGCCTTGCCCCGCTCCACACCGCTGCCGCGAGCGTGACTCCGACATGA
- a CDS encoding response regulator, producing MPNDEIQNDRQTDSDDVILLVDDHPVVFAGIRLLIEETRGTVIRNAQSFAEAFRFCRSRRPAIVIVDLAMGAGALAGLSFIRRLRRYDESVPILVLSMYDDPRIAHEALKVGANGYVVKDAPNDEIAMSLATVREGLPYVSRILASDLAFLRNREPKTLALEALSSRERFILSLLADGKSYTQIADNLALSYKSVAHICNRLKPKLGVQSLQELVHFAVQNFPAPPNVARPLAKGSKKTG from the coding sequence GTGCCGAATGATGAAATCCAGAACGATCGGCAGACTGACTCGGACGATGTCATTCTGCTTGTCGACGATCATCCGGTCGTCTTCGCCGGTATTCGCCTGCTGATCGAAGAGACCCGCGGCACGGTCATTCGCAACGCGCAAAGCTTCGCCGAAGCCTTCAGGTTCTGCCGCTCCAGGCGCCCCGCTATCGTCATCGTGGACTTGGCCATGGGCGCCGGCGCGCTTGCGGGGCTGTCCTTCATCAGGCGGCTCCGCCGCTACGACGAGAGCGTGCCGATCCTCGTGCTCAGCATGTACGACGATCCGCGCATTGCACACGAAGCGCTGAAAGTGGGCGCGAATGGCTATGTTGTGAAGGACGCACCGAACGACGAGATTGCGATGTCGCTAGCGACGGTGCGTGAGGGACTTCCCTATGTGAGTCGGATCCTGGCGTCCGATCTCGCGTTCCTCAGAAATCGCGAACCCAAGACGTTGGCCCTCGAGGCCCTATCGTCCCGGGAACGTTTCATCCTTTCTCTACTTGCGGATGGGAAGTCCTACACGCAAATCGCCGACAATCTCGCCCTCAGCTACAAGTCCGTTGCTCACATTTGCAATCGCCTGAAACCGAAGCTTGGCGTGCAATCGCTGCAGGAATTGGTGCACTTCGCGGTTCAGAACTTTCCGGCACCCCCGAATGTTGCGCGCCCGCTTGCCAAAGGTTCCAAAAAAACCGGCTAG
- a CDS encoding YggT family protein, with protein MVPLIGFIALVIDLFIWVVIASAILSWLIAFNVVNTNNRFVYSIADMLYRITEPALAPIRSFMPNLGGIDISPVILILILLFIRDVVLLGWLLPAFV; from the coding sequence ATGGTGCCTTTGATCGGATTCATTGCTCTTGTCATCGACCTCTTCATCTGGGTTGTCATCGCCAGCGCCATTCTGAGCTGGCTGATCGCCTTCAATGTGGTGAACACGAACAACCGCTTCGTCTATTCGATCGCGGACATGCTCTACCGCATCACCGAGCCCGCGCTTGCGCCCATACGCAGCTTCATGCCCAATCTCGGCGGTATCGACATCTCGCCGGTGATCCTCATCTTGATCTTGTTGTTCATCCGCGACGTGGTGCTGCTGGGCTGGCTGCTGCCGGCCTTCGTGTAG
- the pyrF gene encoding orotidine-5'-phosphate decarboxylase yields the protein MTTENLAPKDRIVLALDVADLDEARRLVAALGDSVGVFKIGLELIYRGGLGFAEELVGQGRNVFLDAKLLDIEATVERATAAIAKTGAQFLTVHATDRKTLNAAVRGRGDSAMKLLGVTVLTNLDRADLSEQGIEMPPLALVQERARLAQDAGFDGIVASGKEAAALHERLRDFLIVTPGIRPAGADANDQARIVTPSDAIAAGAHYLVIGRPITRAEDPRAAAEAIAAEIAATA from the coding sequence ATGACAACGGAGAACTTGGCGCCCAAGGACCGGATCGTTCTTGCGCTGGATGTCGCCGATCTCGATGAGGCGCGCAGGCTTGTCGCCGCACTCGGGGACAGCGTGGGTGTCTTCAAGATCGGCCTCGAGCTGATCTATCGCGGCGGGCTCGGCTTCGCGGAGGAACTGGTCGGCCAAGGCCGCAACGTGTTTCTCGATGCCAAGCTGCTCGATATCGAAGCGACCGTGGAGCGCGCCACGGCGGCGATCGCCAAGACCGGCGCGCAATTCCTCACCGTCCACGCCACCGACCGCAAGACCCTGAATGCGGCCGTGCGCGGTCGCGGGGACAGCGCGATGAAACTGCTCGGTGTCACGGTGCTCACCAATCTCGATCGGGCGGATCTCTCGGAGCAAGGCATCGAGATGCCTCCCTTGGCCCTTGTGCAAGAGCGGGCAAGGCTGGCGCAGGATGCGGGATTCGACGGGATCGTGGCGTCGGGCAAGGAAGCGGCAGCGCTGCATGAGCGCCTGCGGGACTTTCTCATCGTCACGCCCGGTATCAGACCGGCGGGTGCCGACGCGAACGACCAGGCGCGGATCGTGACCCCTAGCGATGCGATTGCCGCCGGGGCGCATTACCTCGTGATCGGGCGTCCCATCACGCGCGCGGAAGACCCACGGGCGGCGGCAGAGGCCATCGCCGCGGAGATTGCCGCGACCGCCTAG
- the dnaJ gene encoding molecular chaperone DnaJ, whose amino-acid sequence MAKQCYYEVLGVARGANDAEIKTAFRRLAKECHPDRHGGDETAEERFKVVNEAYEILKDPQRRAAYDRFGHAAFDGRSGFGGFGGGAGGHGFGSDFSESMSAMFDDLFGEFMGARRPRQRGGRERGADLRYNMQISLAEAYEGRTAQIRVPTGVTCEECSGSGAKPGTSPVTCRTCGGAGKVRASQGFFTIERSCPTCDGRGEVIEDPCTSCQGTGRVMRERTLSVTIPEGVEDGTRIRLAGEGEAGLRGGPPGDLYIFLAIKPHEFFQRDGADLFCRAPISMTTAALGGQIEVPTIDGGRSRVKIPEGSESGKQFRLRGKGMPVLRSKQQGDLYIQVEVETPKNLTRKQRDLLRQFDEESNAETSPESSGFFARVKEFFDGIGE is encoded by the coding sequence ATGGCGAAGCAGTGCTACTACGAAGTCCTCGGCGTTGCCCGCGGGGCCAATGACGCGGAGATCAAGACCGCGTTCCGGCGGCTTGCGAAGGAATGTCATCCCGACCGGCATGGCGGGGACGAGACCGCCGAAGAGCGTTTCAAGGTTGTCAACGAAGCCTATGAGATCCTGAAGGACCCGCAGCGCCGCGCGGCTTATGACCGGTTCGGCCATGCGGCCTTCGACGGGCGGTCCGGCTTTGGCGGTTTTGGCGGCGGCGCGGGCGGTCATGGCTTCGGTTCGGACTTTTCGGAGTCCATGTCGGCCATGTTCGACGATCTGTTCGGCGAGTTCATGGGCGCGCGCCGGCCGCGGCAACGCGGCGGCCGTGAGCGTGGCGCCGATCTCCGCTACAACATGCAGATTTCGCTGGCCGAGGCCTATGAAGGCCGCACGGCGCAAATCCGCGTCCCCACCGGCGTCACCTGCGAAGAGTGTTCCGGCTCGGGTGCCAAGCCCGGTACATCGCCGGTCACCTGCCGAACTTGTGGCGGCGCGGGCAAAGTCCGCGCGAGCCAAGGCTTCTTCACCATCGAACGGTCATGCCCCACATGCGACGGCCGCGGCGAGGTCATCGAAGACCCCTGCACGAGCTGCCAAGGGACCGGGCGCGTGATGCGGGAGCGGACACTGTCCGTGACGATCCCCGAGGGCGTAGAGGACGGCACGCGGATCCGGCTCGCCGGCGAGGGTGAGGCGGGCTTGCGCGGCGGACCTCCGGGCGACCTCTACATTTTCTTGGCTATCAAGCCCCATGAGTTTTTCCAGCGCGACGGTGCGGACCTGTTCTGCCGCGCGCCGATCTCCATGACGACGGCTGCGCTGGGCGGCCAGATCGAAGTCCCGACGATCGACGGCGGACGTAGCCGCGTGAAGATTCCCGAGGGCAGCGAGAGCGGCAAACAGTTTCGCCTCAGAGGCAAAGGCATGCCCGTTCTGCGGTCCAAGCAGCAGGGCGACCTCTATATTCAGGTCGAGGTCGAAACGCCGAAGAACCTCACACGCAAGCAGCGCGATCTCTTGCGTCAGTTCGACGAGGAGTCGAACGCGGAGACGAGCCCCGAATCATCGGGCTTCTTCGCGCGCGTGAAAGAATTCTTCGACGGCATCGGCGAGTAG
- a CDS encoding ankyrin repeat domain-containing protein, with protein MIAFLLDKGADPNRADRDGWTPLLHAAFRNHVPSIEALAKGGADLDKAAPSGVTPLAIAIMEAKFFAANALMDAGAKLDEPVGPERLTPLMMVATQPLKSGRAARFNQGASSVDVARRLIDGGADVDARSTKGVTPLMIAATHNNPPLIGLLLQAGADPEVKTPGGQTALDIAKANQSEAAVLQLELPAKIRAPRVKKSERGAEETPEKSSAALMEVK; from the coding sequence ATGATCGCGTTTCTGCTCGACAAGGGCGCGGACCCGAATCGTGCCGATCGCGACGGTTGGACGCCGCTGCTCCACGCGGCATTTCGCAACCACGTGCCGTCCATCGAGGCGCTGGCGAAAGGCGGCGCCGATTTGGATAAAGCCGCTCCCAGCGGAGTGACACCGCTGGCAATCGCCATCATGGAAGCCAAGTTCTTCGCGGCCAACGCCCTCATGGATGCGGGCGCGAAGCTGGACGAGCCGGTGGGCCCGGAACGGCTGACGCCTCTCATGATGGTTGCCACGCAGCCCCTCAAGTCGGGACGTGCCGCCCGCTTCAATCAGGGCGCCAGTTCCGTCGATGTCGCCCGCCGGTTGATCGACGGCGGTGCGGATGTCGATGCGCGGAGCACGAAAGGCGTGACGCCGTTGATGATCGCGGCCACGCACAACAACCCGCCCCTGATTGGTCTCTTGCTTCAGGCGGGCGCGGATCCCGAGGTGAAGACGCCGGGCGGTCAAACGGCGCTGGATATCGCCAAGGCCAATCAGAGCGAGGCTGCGGTTCTCCAGCTCGAACTCCCGGCCAAAATTCGTGCGCCGCGAGTCAAGAAATCCGAGCGCGGCGCCGAAGAAACGCCCGAGAAGTCGTCCGCGGCCCTGATGGAGGTGAAATGA
- a CDS encoding ABC transporter substrate-binding protein yields the protein MRLGAATLRIAVAAISVALLTPAYPTEQPGNNVSKPAEESRAARKPPAPQPETVVDIVYLGKRYAEPIPLSLMEPVLTDKGLQGARLGILDNNATARFLGVETVLTERIVPEDGDVAAKAKKLLAEGPRLIVADLEPADLLAVADLPEAQDSLILNMRSADDRLRQENCRANVVHIVPNWAMRADALAQYLVWKKWPRWMIVKGTSSQDDAYAEAVKRAAQRFGGKVVDERTYEFEAGSRRVESGHQQIQSQIPMVTQNAPNHDVVFVIDTGEAFGLYFMYRTAEPDPVVGTHGLTASIWHRAFEQWGGMSLQSAFRELTGRNMTERDYAGWLAVRTLGEAAARSKKRDVGSLRNYVYSDKFRVAGFKGQKLTVRPWDHQLRQPILIMGPQALVSLSPQEGFLHQHFPTDTLGFDEPETACRFPENTAPETTVQR from the coding sequence ATGAGATTAGGAGCGGCAACCTTACGCATCGCCGTCGCCGCGATCTCTGTCGCACTGCTCACCCCCGCTTATCCCACGGAGCAGCCCGGCAATAACGTCTCTAAACCGGCCGAAGAGTCCCGGGCGGCGCGGAAGCCACCGGCACCGCAGCCGGAAACGGTCGTGGACATCGTCTATCTCGGCAAGCGCTACGCGGAACCGATCCCATTGTCGCTGATGGAGCCGGTCCTCACCGACAAGGGCTTACAAGGCGCCCGCCTCGGCATCCTCGATAACAATGCAACGGCGCGCTTTCTCGGCGTTGAGACGGTGCTGACGGAGCGCATCGTGCCCGAAGACGGCGATGTCGCCGCCAAGGCCAAGAAACTGCTTGCCGAAGGACCGCGGTTGATCGTGGCCGATCTGGAGCCGGCGGACCTTCTCGCCGTGGCCGATCTTCCCGAGGCGCAAGACTCGCTGATCCTGAACATGCGCTCCGCCGACGACCGGCTGCGCCAAGAGAACTGCCGCGCCAATGTCGTTCACATCGTGCCCAATTGGGCCATGCGCGCGGACGCTCTTGCCCAATACCTCGTTTGGAAGAAGTGGCCGCGATGGATGATCGTCAAAGGGACTAGCTCGCAAGACGACGCCTATGCCGAGGCCGTCAAGCGCGCGGCGCAGCGATTCGGCGGCAAGGTGGTTGACGAACGCACCTATGAATTCGAGGCCGGTTCGCGGCGCGTCGAGTCCGGCCATCAGCAGATCCAAAGTCAGATCCCGATGGTCACGCAGAACGCGCCCAATCACGATGTGGTCTTCGTCATCGATACGGGCGAGGCTTTCGGGCTGTACTTCATGTACCGCACCGCGGAACCCGACCCGGTTGTCGGCACGCACGGCCTTACCGCCTCTATTTGGCACCGCGCCTTCGAACAATGGGGCGGCATGTCCCTGCAGAGCGCTTTCCGGGAACTGACTGGCCGCAACATGACCGAGCGAGACTATGCTGGCTGGCTGGCCGTCCGCACGCTCGGAGAAGCGGCCGCGCGTTCTAAGAAGCGCGACGTCGGATCCCTGCGCAACTACGTCTATTCGGACAAGTTCCGCGTGGCCGGCTTCAAGGGTCAGAAGTTGACCGTGCGGCCTTGGGACCACCAACTGCGTCAACCAATTCTGATCATGGGTCCGCAGGCGCTTGTATCCCTTTCGCCGCAGGAGGGGTTCCTGCACCAGCATTTCCCGACCGATACGCTCGGCTTCGATGAGCCGGAAACGGCCTGCCGGTTCCCTGAAAACACCGCCCCCGAAACAACCGTTCAGAGATAG
- a CDS encoding PQQ-dependent dehydrogenase, methanol/ethanol family, translating to MKFEKLGLGIGLTAALLLAPVSVMADQSASAEIDERAKDPNLWPAPGRDNQLTRHSPLKDINTENVGKLGMIWAQSMNSLRGQEGQPVVVKLEDGTPMMYFVSGCPSMPLCNVVQALDLTDPDNPKQIWNYVKKTDRDESAIPRACCDTVNRGLNYAKGKVVFHTLDGFVIALDGKTGKEVWTVKHAYPEKGETHTGPTMIAENLVLAGFGGDEFAARGRITAYNIEDGSEVWSCHSTGSDKDVCLTADTNKANPHYGSYGKDLGVVTYPKDEWKIGGGSPWAWFSYDPELKMIYYSTGNPGHWSPGLRCGLEGENHTHEKCNEFDPDLTSGKFDNKWSMTIFGRKVDNGEAVFAYQMTPFDQWDYDGVNENILVDMEVDGKQRKTLVHFDRNGFAYVLDRVDGTLLRANKFVTVDWAEKVDLKTGRPIKVKEHSPFNIGVNTSACPSAMGGKDQQPCAIDPKEGNIAYCPTNNWCMEDEPQERTHTQQGTVYVFANVYMYPEKPGVTGKFKKFDVLTGKTLWEIPDPYPNWGGAAVTDGGLVFYGSLGGDFRAVDRNSGKVLWSRKLGSGIIGNPITYKLDGKQYVSVHSGIGGWIGLPVTAGLDMSDKFGAIGATAMAKATGLNNVPQGGTVTTFRLLD from the coding sequence ATGAAGTTTGAGAAACTAGGCCTAGGTATTGGCCTGACAGCCGCGCTTCTGCTCGCGCCGGTGTCGGTGATGGCGGACCAGTCCGCATCGGCCGAGATCGACGAACGAGCTAAGGATCCCAATCTGTGGCCCGCGCCGGGCCGCGACAACCAGCTGACCCGTCACAGCCCGCTGAAAGACATCAACACGGAGAATGTCGGCAAGCTTGGGATGATTTGGGCGCAGTCGATGAACTCGCTGCGTGGCCAGGAAGGCCAGCCCGTCGTCGTCAAGTTGGAAGACGGCACGCCCATGATGTATTTCGTGAGCGGTTGCCCGTCGATGCCGCTTTGCAACGTTGTGCAGGCGCTTGACCTGACGGATCCGGATAATCCGAAGCAGATCTGGAACTACGTGAAGAAGACCGATCGTGACGAATCGGCCATTCCGCGCGCCTGCTGCGACACGGTCAACCGTGGTCTGAACTACGCCAAGGGCAAGGTCGTGTTCCACACGCTGGACGGCTTCGTCATTGCGCTCGACGGCAAGACCGGCAAGGAGGTCTGGACCGTCAAGCACGCCTATCCTGAGAAGGGCGAGACGCATACCGGTCCGACGATGATCGCCGAGAACCTGGTGCTGGCCGGTTTCGGCGGTGACGAATTTGCCGCTCGCGGCCGCATCACGGCCTACAACATCGAAGACGGCAGCGAAGTTTGGAGCTGTCATTCGACGGGATCGGACAAGGATGTCTGCCTGACGGCCGACACCAACAAGGCCAACCCGCATTACGGGTCCTACGGCAAGGATCTCGGCGTCGTCACCTATCCGAAGGATGAGTGGAAGATCGGCGGCGGCTCGCCTTGGGCGTGGTTCAGCTACGACCCCGAGCTGAAAATGATCTACTACTCCACCGGTAACCCCGGTCACTGGAGCCCCGGCCTTCGCTGCGGTCTCGAAGGTGAGAATCATACGCACGAGAAGTGCAACGAATTCGATCCCGACCTGACCTCCGGCAAGTTCGACAACAAGTGGTCGATGACGATCTTCGGCCGCAAAGTCGATAACGGTGAGGCTGTGTTCGCCTACCAGATGACCCCGTTCGACCAGTGGGACTATGACGGCGTCAACGAGAACATCCTCGTGGACATGGAAGTCGACGGAAAACAGCGTAAGACGCTGGTGCACTTCGATCGCAACGGCTTTGCTTACGTCCTCGACCGCGTCGACGGCACGCTTCTTCGTGCCAACAAGTTCGTCACCGTGGACTGGGCGGAGAAGGTCGATCTCAAGACCGGCCGTCCGATCAAGGTGAAGGAGCATTCGCCCTTCAACATCGGTGTGAACACGTCGGCCTGTCCGTCTGCCATGGGCGGTAAGGATCAGCAGCCCTGCGCAATCGATCCCAAGGAAGGAAACATTGCGTACTGCCCGACCAACAACTGGTGCATGGAGGACGAGCCTCAGGAGCGCACGCACACGCAGCAGGGCACGGTTTACGTGTTCGCGAACGTGTACATGTATCCTGAAAAGCCCGGCGTAACCGGCAAGTTCAAGAAGTTCGACGTGCTGACCGGTAAGACGCTCTGGGAGATCCCGGATCCGTATCCGAACTGGGGTGGCGCTGCCGTGACCGACGGCGGTCTCGTCTTCTACGGTTCGCTCGGCGGTGACTTCCGTGCGGTCGACCGGAACTCCGGTAAGGTCCTGTGGAGCCGCAAGCTGGGCTCCGGCATCATCGGCAATCCGATCACCTACAAGCTTGACGGAAAGCAGTACGTGTCGGTGCATTCGGGTATCGGCGGCTGGATCGGCCTGCCGGTCACCGCGGGCCTCGACATGAGCGACAAGTTCGGTGCGATCGGCGCGACGGCGATGGCGAAAGCCACTGGCCTTAACAACGTCCCGCAGGGTGGAACGGTCACTACCTTCAGACTCCTCGACTAG
- a CDS encoding DUF167 family protein produces the protein MGDSAPGPRAPQLKIRQTETGVAIAVRLTPKSARDAVEGVEEFGGDPVLKARVRAVPENGKANAALEALIAKWLGVPRSTVSVIQGTKARIKIVAIDGSAIGLSALVATRLTEFSNPAS, from the coding sequence ATGGGCGACAGCGCCCCGGGGCCTCGTGCGCCGCAACTGAAAATCCGTCAGACGGAAACCGGCGTGGCCATTGCCGTGCGGCTTACGCCCAAGTCGGCGCGGGATGCGGTGGAAGGCGTCGAGGAGTTCGGGGGCGATCCCGTACTGAAAGCGCGCGTGCGCGCCGTGCCTGAGAACGGCAAAGCCAATGCCGCGCTCGAAGCGCTGATCGCCAAATGGCTCGGCGTGCCGCGGTCGACGGTTTCGGTCATCCAGGGCACCAAGGCGCGCATCAAGATCGTGGCGATCGACGGCAGCGCCATTGGCCTTTCGGCCTTGGTCGCCACAAGGCTCACCGAATTCAGCAATCCTGCTTCCTAG
- a CDS encoding NADPH-dependent FMN reductase, with amino-acid sequence MRLLFFAGSAREGSHNKKLARLGQMIAEANGIEAVFADLCDYHMPIYHGDLEDAEGVPERAQAFKALLGEYDGVMIVTPEYNSGIPALLKNTLDWVSRVRTEPNVFQTRVFAVSGTSPGYYGAMRALLQLRQVLTVGLGATVIPQQMALPGAMKAFAEDGSLVDETRQKMFADVVEALAVAARKFAA; translated from the coding sequence ATGCGGTTGTTGTTTTTCGCAGGGAGCGCTCGAGAGGGATCGCACAACAAGAAGCTGGCCCGTCTGGGGCAGATGATCGCCGAAGCCAACGGCATAGAGGCCGTATTCGCCGATCTTTGCGACTACCACATGCCGATCTACCACGGCGATCTGGAAGACGCCGAGGGCGTGCCGGAACGGGCCCAAGCCTTCAAGGCGCTTCTCGGTGAGTATGACGGCGTTATGATCGTCACGCCCGAATACAATTCCGGCATCCCGGCACTCCTCAAGAACACATTGGATTGGGTTAGCCGCGTTCGCACGGAGCCGAACGTGTTCCAGACCCGCGTGTTCGCGGTCTCGGGCACGTCACCCGGCTATTACGGCGCCATGCGCGCGCTGCTGCAGCTGCGCCAAGTCCTCACGGTCGGGCTGGGCGCCACCGTGATCCCGCAACAAATGGCGTTGCCCGGCGCGATGAAGGCCTTCGCCGAGGATGGTAGTCTGGTCGACGAGACGCGGCAGAAGATGTTTGCCGATGTGGTCGAGGCCTTGGCGGTGGCGGCGCGTAAGTTCGCGGCCTAG
- a CDS encoding PQQ-dependent catabolism-associated beta-propeller protein, whose product MKRRNAVMLAVAPIAMLAITPAYADRIFVSNERDNTVTVVDSDSLEIIKTIATGRRPRGIVTGPDKTEVFVCVGDDDAVEVIDADSLEIVRTLDSGPDPELMDVSKDGKTIYIANEDDSMVTIMEPDSGELIVEVPVGVEPEGMRVSPDGAVTVATSESSSMAHFIDTATNELVANVLVDTRPRHAEWQPDGKNVWVTSEVGGTVAVIDGDTYETLKVIGFEIPGVSPEQIQPVGMRFSKDGKKAFVALGPANRVAVVNAETFEVEDYILVGQRPWHVEIAPDGSKLYVANGLTNDMTIVDLETLKPLKSVPVGRLPWGIAITP is encoded by the coding sequence ATGAAACGCCGCAATGCCGTCATGCTGGCCGTGGCGCCGATCGCGATGCTCGCGATCACGCCGGCCTACGCCGACAGGATTTTCGTCTCGAACGAGCGGGACAACACCGTCACCGTGGTCGACTCGGACTCCTTGGAGATCATCAAGACGATCGCCACGGGACGCCGCCCGCGCGGGATCGTCACGGGACCGGACAAGACCGAGGTGTTTGTGTGTGTCGGTGACGACGATGCCGTCGAGGTCATCGATGCAGACTCGCTCGAGATCGTCCGTACCTTGGATTCGGGCCCAGATCCGGAACTGATGGACGTGTCGAAGGACGGTAAGACCATCTATATCGCCAATGAGGACGACTCGATGGTGACGATCATGGAACCCGACTCAGGAGAACTCATCGTCGAGGTTCCTGTCGGCGTCGAACCGGAAGGCATGCGGGTCAGCCCCGACGGCGCCGTGACGGTGGCAACGTCCGAAAGCTCGAGCATGGCGCATTTCATCGACACGGCAACCAACGAGCTCGTGGCCAACGTCCTCGTCGATACGCGCCCGCGCCACGCCGAGTGGCAGCCCGACGGCAAGAACGTTTGGGTCACCTCCGAAGTCGGCGGCACCGTTGCGGTCATCGACGGCGACACCTACGAGACGCTCAAGGTGATCGGTTTCGAAATTCCGGGTGTGTCGCCGGAGCAGATACAGCCTGTCGGCATGCGGTTCTCCAAGGATGGGAAAAAGGCTTTCGTCGCTCTGGGGCCCGCCAACCGGGTCGCGGTGGTGAACGCCGAGACGTTCGAAGTGGAGGACTACATCCTCGTTGGACAGCGCCCCTGGCACGTGGAGATCGCTCCCGATGGCTCGAAGCTCTATGTCGCGAACGGCCTCACAAACGACATGACCATCGTCGATCTGGAGACGCTGAAGCCGCTCAAGTCCGTCCCGGTCGGGCGTCTGCCTTGGGGCATTGCGATCACGCCTTAG